One stretch of Streptomyces peucetius DNA includes these proteins:
- a CDS encoding alpha/beta fold hydrolase, whose translation MQIRLPRARDRWLAGAAALAVLAGAGTWTAVADDTAPAVHREDRVHSMPGAKIDTSYFTSGGDGRRPAVLLGHGFGGSKDDVRAQAERLARDGYAVLTWSARGFGRSTGQIGMNDPDHEVKDVSRLIDWLAKRPEVELDADGDPRVGMSGSSYGGAVSLLGAAYDPRVDAIAPQITYWNLADALFPDGVFKKLWAGIFFTTGSTAAADGTAPGGRPPADPGEPAEPPAGEAPAGQDRAAGQDAAGSGTRTTTASGRTAVPVNPDGCGRFQPVLCAMYERVAVAGKADALARKLLESRSPSAVGDRIKVPALIVQGQSDSLFPLTHADAMAKTIKANGAPVAVDWIAGGHDGGDRETDRVEARIADWFDRYLKEDKGADTGPAFRVSRTGGVDSTDGQALLRGATAPAYPGLTDSARQFTLTGREQRFSNPAGGTPPAISAVPGLTGGAGALSSLGVGLSLDFPGQFASFESAPLGASTRITGSPSIRVKVASDSGEAVLFGKVYDVGPDGRQQVLPAQLVAPVLVEDAKAGKEVELTLPAVDHEVDAGHRLRLALSATDLGYASPAAPATYTVSLAGRLSVPTAPAVRTEAAGLPWWVWGLPAAGALVAVALLLTAHRRTVAPAPDPERADVPLEITGLTKRYAKSADRYAVQDLSFRVEKGQVLGLLGPNGAGKTTTLRMLMGLIRPDDGEIRVFGHAIRPGAPVLSRVGAFVEGAGFLPHLSGRDNLELYWRATGRPAADAHIEEALEIAGLGDALARAVRTYSQGMRQRLAIAQAMLGMPDLLILDEPTNGLDPPQIREMRDVMIRYAAGGRTVIVSSHLLSEVEQSCTHLVVMDRGRLVQAGPVAEITGGSDTLLVTTAGDVPDAVVEKIAALPGIGSAARTDDGLLVRLDGATATAMITELVRLDVPLTGVGPHRRLEDAFLTLIGGSA comes from the coding sequence ATGCAGATCCGACTTCCCCGGGCGCGGGACCGCTGGCTCGCGGGTGCCGCCGCCCTCGCCGTCCTCGCCGGCGCCGGCACGTGGACCGCCGTCGCCGACGACACCGCGCCCGCCGTGCACCGCGAGGACCGGGTGCACAGCATGCCCGGGGCGAAGATCGACACTTCGTACTTCACGAGCGGCGGCGACGGCCGCCGACCTGCCGTCCTCCTCGGCCACGGCTTCGGCGGCAGCAAGGACGACGTCCGCGCGCAGGCCGAGCGGCTGGCCCGCGACGGGTACGCCGTGCTCACGTGGTCGGCCCGCGGCTTCGGCCGGTCCACCGGGCAGATCGGGATGAACGATCCGGACCACGAGGTCAAGGACGTCTCCCGGCTGATCGACTGGCTGGCGAAGCGCCCGGAGGTCGAGCTCGACGCGGACGGCGACCCGCGGGTCGGCATGAGCGGCTCCTCCTACGGGGGCGCCGTCTCGCTGCTGGGCGCGGCGTACGACCCGCGGGTCGACGCGATCGCGCCACAGATCACCTACTGGAATCTCGCCGACGCGCTCTTTCCCGACGGCGTCTTCAAGAAGCTCTGGGCCGGCATCTTCTTCACCACCGGCTCGACGGCCGCGGCGGACGGCACGGCCCCGGGAGGCCGCCCGCCCGCCGACCCCGGCGAGCCGGCCGAACCGCCCGCGGGCGAAGCCCCGGCCGGCCAGGACCGCGCTGCCGGCCAGGATGCCGCCGGCAGCGGCACACGGACCACCACGGCCTCCGGCCGCACCGCCGTGCCGGTGAACCCCGACGGATGCGGCCGCTTCCAGCCCGTGCTGTGCGCCATGTACGAGCGCGTCGCCGTCGCCGGGAAGGCCGACGCCCTGGCGCGAAAGCTCCTCGAAAGCCGCAGTCCCTCCGCCGTCGGCGACCGGATCAAGGTGCCCGCGCTCATCGTGCAGGGCCAGTCCGACTCGCTCTTCCCCCTCACACACGCCGACGCCATGGCCAAGACGATCAAGGCCAACGGCGCGCCCGTCGCCGTCGACTGGATCGCCGGCGGCCACGACGGCGGCGACCGGGAGACCGACCGCGTCGAGGCCCGTATCGCCGACTGGTTCGACCGGTACCTGAAGGAGGACAAGGGCGCGGACACCGGGCCCGCCTTCCGCGTCAGCCGCACCGGCGGCGTCGACTCCACCGACGGCCAGGCGCTGCTGCGGGGCGCGACCGCCCCCGCCTACCCCGGTCTCACCGACAGCGCCCGGCAGTTCACGCTCACCGGCCGCGAGCAGCGCTTCTCCAACCCGGCCGGCGGCACACCGCCCGCCATCTCGGCGGTCCCGGGCCTCACCGGCGGCGCGGGTGCGCTGTCCTCGCTCGGCGTCGGTCTGTCCCTCGACTTCCCCGGCCAGTTCGCGAGCTTCGAGTCGGCGCCGCTCGGCGCCTCCACGCGCATCACCGGCTCGCCGTCGATCAGGGTGAAGGTGGCCTCCGACAGCGGCGAGGCCGTCCTGTTCGGCAAGGTCTACGACGTCGGCCCGGACGGCCGGCAGCAGGTGCTGCCCGCCCAACTCGTCGCCCCGGTCCTGGTCGAGGACGCGAAGGCCGGCAAGGAGGTCGAGCTGACCCTCCCGGCCGTGGACCACGAGGTCGACGCCGGGCACCGGCTGCGTCTCGCCTTGTCGGCGACCGACCTCGGCTACGCCTCACCGGCCGCCCCGGCCACCTACACCGTCTCCCTCGCGGGGCGGCTCTCCGTGCCCACCGCGCCCGCCGTGCGGACCGAGGCGGCCGGTCTGCCGTGGTGGGTCTGGGGGCTGCCCGCCGCGGGCGCCCTCGTGGCCGTGGCGCTGCTGCTGACCGCTCACCGCCGCACCGTCGCACCGGCCCCCGACCCGGAGCGTGCCGACGTGCCGCTGGAGATCACCGGCCTGACCAAGCGGTACGCGAAGTCCGCCGACCGGTACGCGGTACAGGACCTGTCCTTCCGCGTCGAGAAGGGCCAGGTGCTCGGCCTCCTTGGTCCCAACGGCGCCGGCAAGACGACCACACTGCGCATGCTGATGGGTCTCATCCGGCCCGACGACGGCGAGATCCGCGTCTTCGGCCACGCGATCAGGCCCGGCGCGCCCGTGCTCTCCCGGGTCGGCGCGTTCGTCGAGGGCGCGGGATTCCTGCCCCACCTGTCGGGGCGCGACAACCTGGAGCTGTACTGGCGGGCGACCGGCCGCCCCGCGGCCGACGCGCACATCGAGGAGGCGCTCGAGATCGCCGGCCTCGGGGACGCGCTCGCCCGCGCCGTGCGCACCTACTCGCAGGGCATGCGGCAGCGGCTCGCCATCGCCCAGGCCATGCTCGGCATGCCGGACCTGCTGATCCTCGACGAGCCGACCAACGGGCTCGACCCGCCGCAGATCCGTGAGATGCGGGACGTGATGATCCGTTACGCCGCGGGCGGCCGGACCGTCATCGTCTCCAGCCACCTCCTCTCGGAGGTCGAGCAGTCCTGCACCCACCTGGTGGTCATGGACCGTGGCCGGCTCGTGCAGGCCGGGCCGGTCGCCGAGATCACCGGCGGGAGCGACACCCTGCTCGTCACCACCGCCGGCGATGTGCCGGACGCGGTCGTCGAGAAGATCGCGGCGCTGCCCGGGATCGGCTCGGCGGCGCGTACGGACGACGGACTGCTCGTACGGCTCGACGGAGCCACCGCCACGGCCATGATCACCGAACTGGTGCGGCTGGACGTGCCCCTGACGGGCGTGGGCCCGCACCGCCGCCTGGAGGACGCGTTCCTCACCCTGATCGGAGGTTCCGCATGA
- a CDS encoding S8 family peptidase produces MHEMRATARRAGALISAVAAATGLQFAVSPTAHSASIGDLRLAPTATAVPGSWIVVLKDGTTRAADLGVAPKHTYSSVLSGFSAAMSPSKAKELAADPRVAYVEQDSTVRLNDTQANATWGIDRIDQRDLPLSKTYTYNTSASNVNAYIIDTGIRTSHAEFGGRASVGTDTVGGGQNGQDCQGHGTHVAGTVGGKNYGVAKSVNLIAVRVLDCNGSGTTAGVIAGVDWVTANAQKPAVANMSLGGSASTALDNAVKKSIASGVSYSVAAGNGLPILGIPANACNYSPARVPEAITVGATDSADRRASFSNYGTCLDLFAPGVGITSAWKDNDTATSTISGTSMASPHTAGVAALYLSSHPTATPAQVRDALVAGATSGKVQSPMTGSPNKLLYSLF; encoded by the coding sequence GTGCACGAGATGAGAGCCACTGCCCGTCGCGCCGGGGCGCTGATATCAGCAGTCGCCGCCGCGACCGGTCTCCAGTTCGCCGTCTCCCCCACCGCGCACAGCGCGTCCATCGGCGATCTTCGTCTCGCCCCCACTGCAACTGCCGTCCCGGGCAGCTGGATCGTCGTCCTCAAGGACGGCACGACCCGAGCCGCCGACCTCGGCGTCGCACCGAAGCACACCTACAGCAGCGTCCTCTCCGGCTTCTCCGCCGCGATGTCGCCCTCCAAGGCGAAGGAGCTCGCGGCCGATCCGCGGGTCGCCTACGTCGAGCAGGACTCCACGGTCCGGCTGAACGACACCCAGGCGAACGCCACCTGGGGCATCGACCGCATCGACCAGCGCGACCTGCCGCTGTCGAAGACGTACACCTACAACACGTCGGCGTCGAACGTGAACGCCTACATCATCGACACCGGGATCCGCACCTCCCACGCAGAGTTCGGCGGACGCGCGAGCGTCGGCACGGACACGGTGGGCGGCGGGCAGAACGGCCAGGACTGCCAGGGCCACGGCACCCATGTCGCGGGTACCGTCGGCGGCAAGAACTACGGCGTCGCCAAGAGCGTCAACCTCATCGCCGTACGGGTCCTCGACTGCAACGGCTCCGGCACCACCGCCGGGGTCATCGCGGGCGTCGACTGGGTCACCGCCAACGCACAGAAGCCCGCCGTGGCGAACATGAGCCTCGGCGGCAGTGCGAGCACCGCGCTGGACAACGCCGTGAAGAAGTCCATCGCTTCCGGCGTCAGCTACTCCGTCGCGGCGGGCAACGGGCTCCCGATCCTGGGCATCCCCGCGAACGCGTGCAACTACTCACCCGCCCGCGTCCCCGAGGCGATCACGGTCGGGGCGACGGACAGCGCGGACCGCCGGGCATCGTTCTCCAACTACGGAACCTGCCTGGACCTGTTCGCGCCGGGCGTGGGCATCACCTCCGCCTGGAAGGACAACGACACCGCCACCAGCACCATCTCGGGCACCTCGATGGCGAGCCCGCACACCGCGGGCGTGGCCGCGCTCTACCTCTCGTCGCATCCGACGGCCACCCCGGCGCAGGTCCGGGACGCCCTGGTGGCGGGCGCGACGTCGGGCAAGGTCCAGAGCCCGATGACCGGTTCCCCGAACAAGCTGCTGTACTCGCTGTTCTGA
- the mmsA gene encoding CoA-acylating methylmalonate-semialdehyde dehydrogenase: protein MTKTVNHWIGGKTVEGASGNWGPVTDPATGAVTTRVALASADEVAAAVAAAREAYATWSTSSLAQRTAVLFRYRALLDAHRDDIADLITAEHGKVHSDALGEVARGLEIVELACGITTQLKGELSTQVSSRVDVAAIRQPLGVVAGITPFNFPAMVPMWMFPLAVACGNTFVLKPSEKDPSAANLLAELASQAGLPDGVLNVVHGDKVAVDALLEHPDVAAVSFVGSTPIARYIHTTASANGKRVQALGGAKNHMLVLPDADLDAAADAAVSAAYGSAGERCMAISAVVAVGAIADELVDKIRERAEKIKIGPGNDPTSEMGPLITAAHRDKVASYVKGAAAQGADVVLDGTGYTVDGFEDGHWIGLSLLDKVSTDSDAYRDEIFGPVLCVLRAATYEDGVALINGSPYGNGTAIFTRDGGAARRFQLEIEAGMVGVNVPIPVPVGYHSFGGWKDSLFGDHHIYGNDGVHFYTRGKVVTTRWPDPADAPAGVDLGFPRNH from the coding sequence ATGACGAAGACCGTCAACCACTGGATCGGTGGCAAGACCGTCGAAGGTGCGTCGGGGAACTGGGGCCCGGTCACCGACCCGGCGACGGGAGCCGTCACCACGCGTGTCGCCCTCGCCTCCGCCGACGAGGTCGCCGCGGCCGTGGCGGCGGCGCGCGAGGCGTACGCGACCTGGTCCACGTCCTCGCTCGCGCAGCGCACCGCGGTCCTCTTCCGCTACCGCGCTCTGCTGGACGCGCACCGCGACGACATCGCGGACCTGATCACCGCCGAACACGGCAAGGTGCACTCCGACGCCCTCGGCGAGGTGGCCCGCGGTCTCGAGATCGTCGAGCTCGCCTGCGGCATCACGACCCAGCTCAAGGGGGAGCTGTCCACCCAGGTCTCCAGCCGGGTGGACGTCGCCGCGATCCGGCAGCCGCTGGGCGTCGTCGCCGGCATCACCCCGTTCAACTTCCCGGCGATGGTGCCGATGTGGATGTTCCCGCTGGCCGTCGCCTGCGGAAACACCTTCGTCCTCAAGCCGAGCGAGAAGGACCCGTCCGCCGCCAACCTCCTCGCCGAGCTGGCCTCCCAGGCCGGTCTGCCCGACGGCGTGCTCAACGTCGTCCACGGCGACAAGGTCGCCGTCGACGCGCTGCTCGAGCACCCCGACGTGGCCGCGGTCTCGTTCGTCGGCTCCACCCCGATCGCCCGCTACATCCACACCACCGCCTCCGCCAACGGCAAGCGGGTCCAGGCTCTCGGCGGCGCGAAGAACCACATGCTGGTGCTGCCCGACGCCGACCTCGACGCGGCCGCCGACGCGGCGGTCTCCGCGGCGTACGGCTCGGCGGGCGAGCGGTGCATGGCGATCTCGGCGGTCGTCGCGGTCGGCGCGATCGCCGACGAACTGGTGGACAAGATCCGCGAGCGCGCCGAGAAGATCAAGATCGGTCCGGGCAACGACCCCACGTCCGAGATGGGCCCGCTGATCACCGCCGCCCACCGCGACAAGGTCGCCTCGTACGTCAAGGGCGCCGCCGCCCAGGGCGCGGACGTCGTCCTCGACGGCACCGGGTACACGGTCGACGGCTTCGAGGACGGCCACTGGATCGGGCTGTCGCTCCTGGACAAGGTCTCCACCGACTCCGACGCCTACCGCGACGAGATCTTCGGTCCGGTGCTGTGCGTGCTGCGCGCGGCGACGTACGAGGACGGTGTGGCGCTGATCAACGGCTCCCCGTACGGCAACGGCACGGCGATCTTCACGCGTGACGGCGGCGCGGCGCGCCGCTTCCAGCTGGAGATCGAGGCCGGGATGGTCGGTGTGAACGTGCCGATCCCGGTGCCGGTGGGATACCACTCCTTCGGTGGCTGGAAGGACTCCCTCTTCGGCGACCACCACATCTACGGCAACGACGGCGTGCACTTCTACACCCGTGGCAAGGTCGTCACCACCCGCTGGCCCGACCCGGCCGACGCCCCGGCCGGTGTGGACCTGGGCTTCCCCCGCAACCACTGA
- the iolD gene encoding 3D-(3,5/4)-trihydroxycyclohexane-1,2-dione acylhydrolase (decyclizing) has translation MTTSRPAGPPPTTRRLTTAQALVAFLARQYTERDGRRHRLIGATWGIFGHGNVAGVGQALLESAQDMPYLQGRNEQAMVHAAVGHARQSRRLAAHAVTTSIGPGATNLVTGAALATVNHLPVLLLPGDTFATRPADPVLQQLEVPYAGDVSVNDCLRPVSRWFDRIVRPEALVPAALQAVRVLTDPAQTGAVTLALPQDVQAEAYDWPEKFFAERTWRIPRPRPDAEALAEAATALRSARRPLLVAGGGVHHSEAEDALRVFTEATGVPVASTQAGKGSLPYDHPCDVGGIGHTGTATADDLARTADLVIGVGTRWSDFTTASSTLFQDEQVRFLNINITAFDAHKMSGLSLVADARAALQELTAAVGGHRVDAAYEAGYGRAKAAWEQRVTAAFTAPDPDLPPTQAQVLGALDSLVTQDDIVINAAGSLPGDLHKLWRARSADQYHVEYGYSCMGYEIPAAIGVAMAAPGRPVWALVGDGTYLMNPTEIVTAVQEGVPVKMVILQNHGYASIGGLSETVGSERYGTAYRHRADDRTFTGAPLPVDLAANAASLGMRVIRARSVRDLREALAEARAADVPTCVYVETETADTVSGPPAAQAWWDVPVAETATRPSAVKAREEYDRQAAARRRHL, from the coding sequence GTGACCACCTCGCGCCCGGCCGGCCCGCCGCCGACGACCCGGCGGCTGACCACGGCCCAGGCCCTCGTCGCCTTCCTCGCCCGCCAGTACACCGAACGCGACGGCAGGCGCCACCGTCTGATCGGCGCGACCTGGGGCATCTTCGGCCACGGCAACGTGGCGGGTGTCGGGCAGGCACTCCTGGAATCCGCTCAGGACATGCCCTACCTCCAGGGCCGCAACGAACAGGCCATGGTCCACGCCGCCGTCGGACACGCCCGCCAGTCCCGTCGGCTCGCCGCCCACGCCGTCACCACGTCCATCGGCCCCGGCGCCACCAACCTGGTCACCGGCGCGGCGCTGGCCACCGTCAATCATCTTCCCGTCCTGCTGCTGCCCGGCGACACGTTCGCCACCCGTCCGGCCGACCCGGTCCTCCAGCAGCTCGAAGTGCCGTACGCGGGGGACGTGTCGGTGAACGACTGCCTGCGTCCCGTCTCCCGCTGGTTCGACCGGATCGTCCGCCCGGAGGCGCTGGTGCCGGCCGCGCTCCAGGCCGTGCGGGTCCTGACCGACCCCGCGCAGACCGGCGCGGTCACGCTCGCGCTTCCGCAGGACGTGCAGGCGGAGGCGTACGACTGGCCCGAGAAGTTCTTCGCCGAGCGGACTTGGCGGATCCCCCGGCCGCGTCCCGACGCCGAGGCACTGGCGGAGGCGGCGACGGCTCTGCGCTCCGCCCGCCGGCCGTTGCTCGTCGCGGGCGGCGGCGTGCACCACTCGGAGGCGGAGGACGCGCTGCGGGTCTTCACCGAGGCGACCGGCGTCCCGGTCGCCTCCACGCAGGCCGGCAAGGGGTCGCTGCCGTACGACCACCCGTGCGACGTCGGCGGCATCGGCCACACCGGCACAGCCACGGCCGACGACCTGGCACGCACCGCGGACCTGGTGATCGGCGTCGGCACCCGCTGGTCCGACTTCACCACCGCATCCTCGACCCTGTTCCAGGACGAGCAGGTCCGCTTCCTCAACATCAACATCACCGCCTTCGACGCCCACAAGATGTCGGGCCTCTCCCTCGTCGCCGACGCCCGCGCCGCCCTCCAGGAGCTCACCGCCGCCGTCGGGGGCCACCGCGTCGACGCCGCGTACGAAGCCGGATACGGCCGGGCCAAGGCGGCCTGGGAACAGCGGGTGACCGCGGCCTTCACCGCCCCCGACCCCGACCTGCCGCCCACCCAGGCGCAGGTCCTCGGCGCGCTCGACTCGCTGGTCACGCAGGACGACATCGTCATCAACGCCGCCGGCTCCCTCCCCGGCGACCTGCACAAACTGTGGCGCGCCCGCTCCGCCGACCAGTACCACGTCGAGTACGGCTACTCCTGCATGGGCTACGAGATCCCGGCAGCGATCGGCGTCGCCATGGCCGCCCCCGGCCGCCCGGTGTGGGCCCTCGTCGGCGACGGTACGTACCTCATGAATCCCACCGAGATCGTCACCGCCGTCCAGGAAGGAGTGCCGGTCAAGATGGTGATCCTGCAGAACCACGGCTACGCCTCAATCGGCGGACTCTCCGAGACGGTGGGCTCCGAGCGCTACGGCACCGCCTACCGGCACCGCGCCGACGACCGGACCTTCACCGGCGCCCCGCTGCCCGTCGACCTCGCGGCCAACGCCGCATCGCTCGGCATGCGGGTGATCCGCGCCCGCAGCGTGCGTGACCTGCGGGAAGCACTGGCCGAGGCCCGCGCCGCCGACGTGCCCACATGTGTCTACGTCGAGACCGAAACGGCAGACACTGTGTCGGGCCCGCCCGCAGCACAGGCGTGGTGGGATGTTCCTGTGGCCGAGACCGCGACCCGCCCGTCGGCGGTGAAGGCCCGTGAGGAGTACGACCGGCAGGCCGCCGCCCGACGCCGCCATCTCTGA
- the iolB gene encoding 5-deoxy-glucuronate isomerase yields MEDNHEPRDLHLPAGCTASPPYAVSIGPEQAGWDYSALRVLELDPGGSHLLAAGDSEWIVLPLTGGCTVRTQGEIFELQGRKSVFGGVSDFAYVPRDARAQIASGAGGRFALAGARCERRLPARYGPAPEVLVEARGSGSQAREVHNFAAAGAFACDRLIAVEVLTPGGNWSSYPPHKHDEHRPGEESELEEIYYFEIEDGGLGYQRVSPSRPGGAELLTEVRTGDAVLVPDGWHGPSMAEPGHTMYYLNVMAGAEREWLIRFHPDHTEGYR; encoded by the coding sequence ATGGAAGACAACCACGAGCCGCGAGACCTCCACCTTCCCGCAGGCTGCACCGCGAGCCCGCCGTACGCCGTGAGCATCGGTCCCGAGCAGGCCGGCTGGGACTACTCCGCCCTGCGCGTGCTCGAGCTGGATCCGGGAGGCTCGCATCTGCTGGCCGCAGGAGACAGCGAGTGGATCGTGCTGCCGCTCACCGGTGGTTGCACCGTGCGGACGCAAGGCGAGATCTTTGAACTGCAGGGGCGGAAGAGCGTGTTCGGCGGAGTGAGTGACTTCGCCTATGTGCCGCGCGACGCCCGTGCCCAGATCGCCTCCGGCGCGGGAGGCCGCTTCGCCCTGGCAGGAGCGAGGTGCGAGCGCCGACTCCCCGCTCGCTACGGCCCCGCGCCGGAGGTACTTGTCGAGGCCCGCGGCAGCGGCAGCCAGGCCCGCGAGGTCCACAACTTCGCCGCCGCGGGCGCCTTCGCCTGCGACCGGCTGATCGCCGTCGAAGTGCTCACGCCCGGCGGCAACTGGTCCTCCTACCCGCCGCACAAACACGACGAGCACCGACCGGGTGAGGAGAGCGAACTCGAGGAGATCTACTACTTCGAGATCGAGGACGGCGGCCTCGGCTACCAGCGCGTCTCCCCGTCGAGGCCCGGCGGCGCCGAACTGCTCACCGAGGTCCGCACGGGCGACGCCGTCCTCGTGCCCGACGGCTGGCACGGCCCGTCCATGGCGGAGCCGGGCCACACCATGTACTACCTGAATGTGATGGCGGGCGCCGAGCGTGAGTGGCTGATCCGCTTCCACCCCGACCACACGGAGGGTTACCGGTGA